The Quercus lobata isolate SW786 chromosome 4, ValleyOak3.0 Primary Assembly, whole genome shotgun sequence genome segment TAaattctggtgataataggcacATCTGCTATGACAAAGATTCGTTCAAGTTGTACATTTcctttaaagaagaaaaaactattatgcttggtgactctagcaaaaccaaggttcttgggagtggtgaggtCGATTTGAAATTCACTTTTTGATGTGTGTTAATATTGAAAGATGTGCTTTACTCTCTAtccatgaggaagaatttgatgtcaagcTTTTTGCTTAACAAGGCTGGATTCAATCAGACAATGgaatctgataattatgtaatcactaAAAAGGGATTATTTGTGGACAAGAGTTATGCTTGTGATGGGatgtttaaattaaatattgagaATAATAAAACATCTACTAGTTCAatttatatgctttcttctattaattttgtcATGTTcgtttgtgtcatataaatagtagatatgtgggaatcatgagtagtttaggattaattccaagactgttaaatttttttgaaaaaggcaaaacttgtagtcaagctaagattacaaaaaggcttaataaaagtgttgtaaGATATACTgaattgcttgagttaattcactttaatttatgtgaatttgagggaGATTTAACTAgtggaggaaatagatatattatcacttttattgatgatttcttaAAATATACAACTGTTTATTTGATGTAactggctaatcctttgacaacttgcactttacttgtaattgggtagatctaggatgggcttagtatttcaagaaacaagtgttcaagtttagtgttgaagccatgcaagtttgaccaagaaacaagtgaagaagtgctatttattaaaactcgacagaatAATTTCTATCGAGGATTAATGTTAAAACTCAACAGAAGTTGAATCTGttgagaattacgaaatcaaAAATTCTAGATctgatttcacgcatatccttgagtatttgtatagggtttcttttctcacaaccctagacatatataaggattattttaaggaccgTCTCAAGTGAAGCAAAGTGATaatacatgcatattgtgaccggagacaatttgccctagttcatcatattctctctagaagctactgcgtctttgcaccaagggttttgtaaccaatgagattcttgatcttcattgttggatgaactgaagaactttgtagccaacatcttcctcaagttggtgtgttagtcatgtactgggatttatgcatcattggttagtcacgtactaggatttgtgcattgaaaggagagattacCGCTACATTACatgtccaattgggtattaaggtaagggttcaactataagttggtattaggtactgagatttcttttacttgtaatcgcttgttttgataatagtggatttttagaagtggtgaccttaaattcacccaatggggttttgccttggtggttttccccattcgtaaacaaatcacttgtgtcaaatttattttctgttgcgTTTAGCTTAGTTGGTAATTTGTTTATCTTACCacacttattgcatgtaattgaatctaattaattcacttggataattaattgattaatttaccaaatgggtcaatacatttttggcctatcaaaaaataaaaatgatgcttttgaaaaatttcaagatttttttaaaagaagttgaaaatcaatttagtagaaaaataaaaagaataagaagtaatAGAGACCGTGAGCatgaatcaagtgcattcaaACCCTTTGTCTAgtctttgggaattatccatgaaactactgtaccatattcacctgcttctaatggtgtggttgaaagaaaaaatagaaccttaattaaattaacaaataCCATATTAATTGAATTTGGTGTACCTTTACATTTTATGGGATGAAGCAATTTTAACTGCATGTCATATTTTGAATAGGGTGccacataaaaaaatcacataccacaccttttgagatgtggaaatgacataagccaaatttgagatatttgagaatatgaggttgtcttgcttatgtaaggTTTACTGATCCTAGGATACCTAGATTAGGTATAAGAGTTACTACCTGTGCTTTTCTTGGTCATGTGATTAACAGTGTAgcctatagattttttaatcttgaaaaaaaaagtaatttttgaatctggtgatgcaatttttcatgaagaaatttcattttaaattgaaaaatagtgaacctagttcttctatttttgaacctagttcttctacttttcatttacaaaatcaaatttttttgggaaaaatgtcCATACACCCCTTAAACTTTCAACTATTGGCCAAAAGACCCCCTTAACTTTTTTATTGGCCAATTTACTCCTTAAACTATTCACAACTGCCAAATTAATACTTCAGTTAGTCACACATTAAAACACTAACAGAATAAACACATGCCACTGACGTGActtttaaatacaaattgaaaaaaacccAACAGAAGAGAAGAGAACCAGGTCCAAGTccggtagagagagagagagagactgcaCGCCGTTCATAGCCACTGCCGAGCTTCTCTCCACCATCTTGCCGCCCTTGTCCCGGCAGCGCCTTAGTGGTTCCGTTGCACTGTTCAATCTGGGTatgtcttcattttttttttcttcttacgTCTTGCTATTTAAATCTTCTaagaacttttattttattttttaatctccaTGTGCGAATTTTTATTGTAGAAATTcttgttttggtttaatttttgggttgggtctcTATgaaattcttggttttttacTTTCTCCATGTGCCTTTCACCAACTGTTGCATTTGAGTATGCCATAGAGTTGTTTGATTAAATGCCTGAGAGAGATATGGCTACTGCTAAGGGGTTGGTTGCTTGGTTattcaattttccaaatatgCTGGCCTTCCAAGTTTCCCTTGCAACCCATTTGCTACAAAAACATATCAAACACAATAATTGGTTCTATAATGATCCAGAAGCCAATAACTAAATCTTCAATTAgagaaatttcattaattttgtcACTTGCAAATATTCCTTGGATCCATCCAAGAAATAATGCAGAGCTACATAAGGATTGATCATGAACATCCAAAATCCTGTTCATGAATCCCTTGGTATTTTTAGTGTGTTCCAATTGGTCCAAACTTGCCATGTCTAATTACACTATAGAATTAGTGtagcacttttcttttttattatgagAAATAATGTAGTTATTCCATATGTTCAGGCAAGGTCACTTTGTAAGTAAGCCTTACTGTCTTAACAACCATCTTATGCAACATTTGCAATGACCAAGCACTTGATACtgaaaaatcataaacatagtttcaaaatttgcatTAAGTCACTAAAGATTTTACCTAGTTTGATccaaataagtttattttttatgataattcATTAGTTGGGATACAGTGAATTTGATCACCGAATGTCTTTGTAACTCAACTGATTTAAGGTTTCTAAATACTACTGAATATGGAtccattaaaaagaatattattaatttttacatttttctacTGTTGTTGGGTGCatcctattttttttcccccctgaAGATACTGGGTGCAGCTAAGTAATATTAATATGTAATATATAGTTTACTGTTAAAGATATGGCTTTTGGTTAGTGTTAAAGATACTGGGTCTCGATGTAATGATTCCAGCCATATGGTCTACTGACTAAGCCAAcatattgtaatattttgaattatgtgAATTGAATTAGCAGCAATCATGCACATGTGCATGTgcaaattgttatattttttttcccacttttctctatattgttttttttttttttttttttttttttttttttaaattatgttttctCCAGCTCTTCTATTAATGTTCTTGTTAATTTTGTATTGTAGCCATGGATGAATGTCCACTGTCACTCCCTGGAAATTCACCTTCTTTGCCAAATGTACAAGCCCCTCAATCCCAATATGATTCTATTGAGGCTGATGGCCAATCTGAAATTGTTAATGTTCCAATTGATGTAGAGGATGATGAGGATGACGAAGATTACAATTTGAGTGATTTTTCTGAATCTGATGATGATATAATTGAAGATTTTGGTATGGAGGATGCTAGAATCAATAGAGCAATTGGAGGCAAGCATCCTTGAGGGAGTTTGGAATGGTGAAGGAGATTCAGATCATGGGGATAGTGATGAGTTAAGGAGTGTAGAAGGGTCATCTGATGATGAAGGGAATTCAAGGCCTAGGTTCCCTGAGTTTAACCAGCGCATTGGCATGGAAAATGTACAGCTGGTGAAGGATAAAAAATTTGCATCACATGTCGTCTTCAAGGAGGCACTAAAGGAGTGGTGTattaaagaaaaacatgattttgagtATAAGCACAATGATAAGTGGAGAGTGACAgctatatgtaaaaaaaaatgtggttggAAGATACATGAATCCCAAATGGGAGATGcctttcaaatcaaaaattttaagagcATTCATACGTGTGGCGAGGATCATAAGAACAGTAAGATTTCTTCAAGGTGGCTAGCCAATAAATATTTGCCATTCTTTAGAGATGATCATACTTGGACAGCAAATGCATTGAAGGGTGTAGTGTTTAGGGACCATGAAGTTGATGTGACTTTGGACCAATGTTATAAAGCTAAGAGAATAGCCTTCAAGATGATACATGGTGCTAAGGAGAAGTAGTATGAGAGACTTTGGGACTATGCAGCTGCTATTAGGAAGTGGGATGTGGGTAGCACAGTGAAGATACAAACTGTGAATGATGTGTTTGAGAGAATGTATATTTGTCTTGATGCTTGCAAAAGGGGATTTTTAGCAGGTTGTAGGCCACTTATTGGGATAGATGGTTGTCATTTGAAGGGGACAACAGGGGGACAGTTGCTGGTTGCTGTTGGAAAGGATGGGAATGATAATATCTTCCCAATCGCTTATGCTATCATTGAAATTGAGAATAAAAGCTCTTGGACCTGGTTTCTACAATGTCTGTTGGATGACATCGGACATGTGGATGAGAATGGATGAGTCTTTATCTCAGACTGACAGAAGGCAagaaacaattaatgtgcatgtgaattatttatttattttttaaaaatatcatgatCTATAACCTGAATTTGAATTACTAATGTATATTTGTGTATTTTTGATGGCAGGGATTAGTAGAGACCTTTAAGGATTTGATGCCTAATGCAGAGCACATATTTTGTATTAGGCATTTACATGCAAATTTCAAGAAGGATTTTCCTGGGAAGGTACTCAAAGATGCAATGTGGAGTGCTGCTAGGGCAGCAACAAAGAATTCTTTTGACTTCCACATGGATGAGTTGAAGAATCTAGATGTGAAGGCATATGAGTGGCTTGTGAAGTTAGATGTGAGAACATGGAGCAGACATGCTTTTAATCCAAGAAGCAAGAGTGACACTCTAGTAAACAATATAGCAGAGTCTTTCAATGCTTGGATTTTGGAGGCTAGGGATAAACTAGTGTTGACAATGATGGAGATCATAAGAGTGATGTTGATGCAAAGGTTGCAAACCAAAAGAGATCATATGAGAAGGTATGTAGGGAGGGTTTGTCCAAGAATCTATAAGAAGCTTGAGAGGATAAAAAGCGAGGTTGGACATTGCATTTCTCATTGGAACGGAGAGTCCAAATATGAGGTGGAGTATATTTATGGTGGAAGATATGTGGTGGACTTGAATGAGAGGACTTGTGGTTGTGGGAAATGGGGATTGAGTGGAATCCCATGTTTTCAGGCTGTTGCTGCAATAATTGAGCATGGAGAGCAACTTGAGACTTATGTAGACATTGCTTACACTAAGGAGACATTCTTAAGTTGTTACCAATGGATGGTAAGCCCCCTTCCAAGCCATGAACAGTGGCCAAAAACACCCTATGACCCAATCAAGCCCCGAAAATTTACAAAGAAAGTAGGCAAGCGTAAGAAGGTAAGAAAGAGGGAGGCAAGAGAACCTATTAATGCATTTAGGGTGAGCAAGAAAGGAATTGCCATGAAATGTGGGAATTGTTTCCAATGGGGCCATAATCAAAGAACTTGTAAAGCTTCTGATAACCCCAACAAGAAGgcttataaaaagaaaaagaaagggcaaTTAGGACAATCATCTACATCTGGAGTTCAAGgaagtaaaaaattattggtAAATTTCAAGTACTACTTTGTTGAACTTTTCATCCAAATTTCAAGTACTACTTTGTTAAACTTTTCCAacctttttggctttttataGGGTACTCAGCAATCAAATATAGGTGCTCAACAATCAAGTCAAAGTCATACAAAGGACAACACTAGTGGAAGTAAGAAGGATAAGGGAAAGGCTAAGGTTTAGTGGCAGCAAgaagataaataattttttagttcaatATTTTGTTTAGTGATACATAGCCTTCTAAAAATACTGATGGAGCcagtatactttttttttcaatattgcTGGAAAAGTGTAATTATTGATTCATTGAGtgctatttttttggcaaaCAATATACCATTTGTAAACActtatttgatatttcaattcaTGGCATATTGAGATCCTTTTAAGAATAATGATGGAGCCAgtatacttttgtttttcaatattgctggaaaagtgtaattattgatttattttcttagaGTTATTGCATAAAGTTCAATTCATGGCAGATTGGGACACATTCATTTTTGGTGGTTATTGCATAAAGAGAAGAAGTACGCATCAACCAAATCACTCATACAACTTGAatcaaaataaagagaagaagtAAGATCATCCCAAGATTGTTTACTTTCCTTGTTGACTACTTGAATTATTACAATGTCAAATCTACATCATACAACTCAAACCCTCCATAGCAGCCTCTCAATTTAATGGCTGTAAGAGAACCTATAACAGAAGGGGGACATATCCCATTGGCTTCTATTTTTCATTGCTCCTATATGACTTGAAACCTTTACAAGTATcaatggaagaagaaaaaaatgtaactatACATTTCTTCCATCTAAAGAATAGaaacaaatttcatatttcttGCAGTCACAAGGTTCCTAAAGATCTGGTAGTGTTATCTTCCCACAGTTGTTGCGATCAAGCTTACTGAAGTGATCGCAGATCAGCAATATATCTTTCTCCCCAATCTTTCCCATCTATTTGAGCTTGTAAATTACATTCTCTGATTTGCTGAAACAATAATAATTGAAGTGCTATATAAATAGACAAGCTTTTAGTAGTCTTGATTCCAATTAGGTTAGTAACAAGGCCTCGATTCCAATTAAGTTAGTAGAATCATCAAATTGATAAACTATTATCACACATGGGATAAAAGGTTATAGATTAAAAGGTTAAAATGTCTAGCACCATTATCAACATGATTTGCTTAAGTAATAGCAGACAAATCCATAATTGCCATCATTTGCTACATTCTTAATGAAAACATGTAACACATACAGGCACGCACAAAGGAAACCAAGTAGCAGCTGCATAGTCCAAAAGATTGTTGACCAAAAGATGATCTAATAAAGGAGGCCTGGCCTTAAATAGAATGATGTGCATAAAATTGCTACCAAAACACTGGACTGAGTCTATATGAAACATCTTTCAAGAACATACCCAGATTGAACAGTGCGGCGGAACCACCAAGGCGTCGCTGGGACAAGGGCGGCGAGACGGCGGAGAGAAGCTCGGCAGTGGCTATGAACGGCGtgcagtctctctctctctctttgccgGACTTGGACCTGGTTCTCTTCTCTTCCGTTGGGTTTTGgatgtttgggtttttttcaGTTTGTATTTAAAAGTCACATGAGTGACATGTGTTTATTCCGTTAGTGTTTTAACGTGTGACTAACTGAAGTATTAATTTGGCAGTTGTGAATAGTTTAAGGAGTAAATTAGCCAATAAAAAAGTTAAGGGGGTCTTTTGGCCAGTAGTTGAAAGTTTAAGGGGTGTATGGGTATTtttcccattctttttttttttttttgggaatagaaCCTAGATGAAGTAAAAGAGttagagttgaaaaggattttggtcctaATTATTATGTATTTAATATTGAGGAAgatccccaaaatttaaaaaaagctTTAACATCACTTGATACTATATTAAGGAAAGAGGCTTTAAATGATGAAATagaatctctaatttctaatagaacttggaaattagtaTATTTTCCATCGGGTTGTAAGATCATagaaaaaagttaaaaccaGATAGATCAATAGATAAGTCTAAAGCTAGAGttgttgcaaaaggctttaaacaaaaagttgattttgatttctttgaaacattttctccggtaacaagaattacatttattagattgttaattgctattgctgtagttttttatttgaaaattcatccaatggatttaaaaattgattttttttttctacaaggagatttagaggaagagatttatatggattAACTTGAAGGCTTTGTAGGGCTTGGTTaagaaagcaaggtatgtaagctaaTTAAATCCCTACATGGCTTAAAATAGGCACCTAAATagtggcatgaaaagtttgattcctgcatgATTGAAAATGGTTATAAATtaaatgaatgtgataaatgtatttattctaaatcatgcAATAATTTACACGTTATTCttagcctctatgtggatgatatgttgatttttggcttaaatatgcatgttataaatgagacaaaaaatatgcttaaaagccattttgatatgaaagatcttggtgaggctaattttattttggacatgaaaattaaaaaaacatgtgatgaaatatttcttgatcaatcacattatgttgagaaaattttgagaaaatataattttcatgagcacaaaagtgtagctactccttttgattctattgttcatttatttcctgtgaataatgatgatgagatttttaatcaaaaggattatgctagCATCATTGGCAGTTTGTGTTACACTACTGATTGTACTAAAcctgacattgcatatgcaATAGGAGTGCTTAGTAGATTTACTAGCAAGCCTAATAGAGATCATTGACTAGCTATTGAGCGAGTCATGAGATATTTAATTGACACCAAAAGTTAtgacttattttataaaaagtaccctACTGTAATTAAAGCATTTAGTGATGTCAAATACTTTGTCAGATGATTCTCTCTTTATcactggttatatttttatcttaGGTAGTGGAGCTATTTGtaggaaatctaaaaagcaaacaataattgctaattcaacaatgaaaactgaattaatagcattagcttcAGCTAGTGAAGAGGAAAATTTgcttacaaatttataatatgaaattccacattgggaaaagccaattccacctatattaattcattgtgatagcactgTCACAATTGCTAGAATTAAAAACCGTCATTACAACGGTAAATCTAGATTTATATGAAGAAAGCACAATACCATGTgatcttatttgagtagtggcatCATAACTGTGGATTATGTTAAATTTAATGATAATCTTGCAAATCCATTTACTAaggccttggcaaaagatagagTCTTGAATATATCAAGGGGGATAGGACTAAAGTCCATAGATTTATAAGTCAAGGGGGATAGGACTAAAGTCCATAGATTTATAagccatgtatgaggatacccaacCTAAGGACTAGAGATCttgagaattgggttcaatgggaaaaacgaatcatatgatggtcgtaagaaatgcactatttatttattttgtaaataaatttttaattgttcatccctatgatgtaagtgcatttatcctgTAATCTGGAGATGTtgagtaaaaaactcttaatgaaatttgtagctcgtaTGAGTGGAGTGTCGGAAATAAAGGATCACCCTTGAtaaaatttcacctatgtgagtATGGGGGTAGGGCCACTCCTTATGAGATTTGACTTAATCTCAAATATACTCATGAAATTGGGGTCAGCACACGGTCgtaaagtgctagctataaaagctTATGTCAACACCTCGATTGTTATGTGTATGCAGTGACacttaattttcccaaagcagtCATAGTTCAAGTCGGAGACCATAACGACTCTGGAGTTGAGATCATTGTtttactaagtgaaggttcaatgcagagcacaACTTTATAATGCATAGTGACTCATCTTTGCTTGGTAATCTATCTTTAACTAAAAATatctaatattaaaaatgagtgggggattgttggaggATTTTAATATCAAGGTGCTGCAAGTTAGAatacaaaaagaataaaaaaaggaagTTGTAGGTTCAAGAATTTGAAACATGCTAGGTTTGACCGATCGAGAGAAGAAGTTCAATCAATCAAAAGATGGGTTCTGCAGAATTTAATTAAAGCCCATCAGCCTATTAAGCCCATTAAGTGATTAGAGTTTCAGATTTATTCTCctaatatataaaggaaacccaaaGACACATTTTGTGAAGACTTTGGAGGTgttcttgtgagatctaaaaggtgCTGTGCCTTCTCTTTTCAAAGTTACTACCAGAAATCATTCTCATACTATTAGAACCGATAGATCTAAAGTTACTGCTACAAGATCAACAACTACTGATGATCTAAACGTTTGAGTCAGATCTCAAAGTCAAAAACGGGGAGTTTGTGTTCAACAAATCCAAGATAGAAGAGTCCGTGGAGTCAGAGTTGCATATGGttgtgttagtaagttctacttgaggtagctttagatttagggttcaaatctaTTTTAATCTTCCATTctatcatagtggatttgtttaccttgaggatagttaggttaaatcctccctaggtttttaccttgaaacagttggtttcattgatttttctaggttatcatattactttattttttatttttctgcaccAAGTAATATGTTTGCATGTGTTTAACCTAtatctcataattaacctaagtaaatACTTGGCTAATTCATTAGGTTAAAATAAtctgtttaaggggtctaaacgaacaaacaagtggtatcagagcaagttTACTCTGATTGGATTAACGTCCTGAGTGAGATCCTTGATCCTTGctgtcatggataattttaagtgtCTTATTGCTTTTGGCCAtgataatttgaataaaaaggacactaatgtttctgttgattttattgatgcttgtgaaactcttcgtaaggaatcaattaaatctatgaaaattgctaagaaattcaagaaagagttaaaattgggTAATCTTGAAAAAGCAGATTGATTGTGAGATtggatgaatctaataaaaggaatgaatttttgagaaatcaaatttcctttcaagatgaaaagtttggaaCAAAAGTTATCTAAGTCTGAAGCTAAACCTGAAAATTTGTCTAATACCAAGCCTGTTGTTGATGACAGATATGTTTTTGTTCTCATTAAGCCTAAAGCTGACAAAGTTTATATTcctcctttcaagaggaattataaagaaaatgcttattttgctaggttagacaaaggttaAAATTCTGATGTAGACGTTGAAGTTTTTAATCCTATGTCTAAACCTCCTGTTAGAGAGcaaaagaaatttgtttttgtgcctacctaTTACtgttggtgttgttggtcatattcaactgaattgttctttgttgaggaaAGAATTAAAGCCTGTGACTAGAAATCCCTCTAGGAaaactgatgttcctaaatttgttcatgtttgtcacttttgtggtgtccgTGGTCACATTCTTCCTAActatcataaattgaaatttaagtttgttggcttgtgaaaagAAATTGAAGGATTTTAGTCTTTTTCAGAAGAATTTTGGAAACCCTCAAATACACTTTGCTTCTCATGATTTTTCACTTACAAAACCAAAGACTcatgctatatgggtgagaaaagattcgcTAAGCTGAGTGTTGTTTACCTAtccttgatttaattctttcaattatttgtcgacattttttctttcagtttttggttgttttttttttcttaggttgttttgtttattcaaaaaaaaaaaaaaaaaaccaaaaacattgaaaattttcaaaaagacaaaaatattttattttgtgtctagttttattttttcttgaggattacctGAATTATGATATAtttctcttgatttagaacatgcttgataTTGTAAAGAAACATAGAAAACATATGTTGCATAACTGAGTGCAtaagctatttctgattttgtatatgtactagtttgtacatgtactcatgagttaattaagaaattgacatttcttgtttgtgtatcCTTTGTAGCTTAGTTGAGCATAGTTATGCATTGTTGttgcattttattcatttatcataatgtgtgcttttttttttggtcgtaaaaattttgaaaatccaaaaagattttttttggtattgtacACCACGAAGTGTGTAATTAAGGTTGGCCAatgaaatttacatttcatgactgtgtaccttgtttagctttgatgagctatTTTTTGCACTTTGTTAGTTTGTACTATGTAGTGCTTAATTGTGTGAGTTGTTTATAGTCTTTAAACAAATGATCTTGATTATGATCGTAAGGATTAGAAAATTCtaggagaaaggcataaataactatctcaccactgttactCGCCAATCTTGAATACCTGTGTGTAATTTATAAAACCCGTGTTCGGTAAGGTGTAACACTTGCATAACAAGATTAAATGAGGTGTTATactcaaaagaataaaaaaaaaattgtaacaagggtattttcttttttatctcttatatgcccatgcatgatatcaTTGATTGTGCtcaaaagcaaaagaaacaaaattcttttacatgattgcaagtgtattttctaggagatgtgagagttatatgattgcaagcgtatTTTCTAGGAGATAGCGtattttctaggagatgtgagagttatatgatgtcaCTTTCAAACCAAtgtgattgatgatgtagaaaatttgtttgattactatctacatatcacctATTCTGTAATCTGTATATTTGCTAGTACCACACACTACACACAAATCTATACTAAACTCATTACGTATTGATTGTGTGTTGACTAATCTGGTCATCATTAATTGCATATGATCTGACGTgcaaatgcaatttttttttt includes the following:
- the LOC115985841 gene encoding uncharacterized protein LOC115985841, yielding MDECPLSLPGNSPSLPNVQAPQSQYDSIEADGQSEIVNVPIDVEDDEDDEDYNLSDFSESDDDIIEDFGDSDHGDSDELRSVEGSSDDEGNSRPRFPEFNQRIGMENVQLVKDKKFASHVVFKEALKEWCIKEKHDFEYKHNDKWRVTAISAIRKWDVGSTVKIQTVNDVFERMYICLDACKRGFLAGCRPLIGIDGCHLKGTTGGQLLVAVGKDGNDNIFPIAYAIIEIENKSSWTWFLQCLLDDIGHGLVETFKDLMPNAEHIFCIRHLHANFKKDFPGKVLKDAMWSAARAATKNSFDFHMDELKNLDVKAYEWLVKLDVRTWSRHAFNPRSKSDTLVNNIAESFNAWILEARDKLVLTMMEIIRVMLMQRLQTKRDHMRRYVGRVCPRIYKKLERIKSEVGHCISHWNGESKYEVEYIYGGRYVVDLNERTCGCGKWGLSGIPCFQAVAAIIEHGEQLETYVDIAYTKETFLSCYQWMVSPLPSHEQWPKTPYDPIKPRKFTKKVGKRKKVRKREAREPINAFRVSKKGIAMKCGNCFQWGHNQRTCKASDNPNKKAYKKKKKGQLGQSSTSGVQGSKKLLGTQQSNIGAQQSSQSHTKDNTSGSKKDKGKAKV